A genomic window from Candidatus Pelagisphaera phototrophica includes:
- a CDS encoding HAD-IA family hydrolase yields the protein MSNLVEAISFDAAGTLLFPKPSVGVIYQEVLAAHELVLDSHQLEQAFQASFKKVKKDPSILEPEIRERAYWKTVVAESIRRLTSLPDNFETVFAELWQEFAKGSRWRLNEGAFDIFDFLDGQGTPFVLLTNWDARVRSVLLDHGLQDRFSYLFISCEIGSEKPDRGIFDFAANSLSIKPGNILHVGDHYNQDVLGARNAGWMAAHFACANGSTAEDANTVSRLGELCDRFEFA from the coding sequence GTGTCCAACCTCGTTGAAGCGATTTCGTTCGACGCCGCGGGAACACTCCTTTTTCCCAAGCCTTCGGTCGGAGTAATTTACCAAGAGGTGCTCGCGGCACACGAGCTAGTGCTCGATTCCCACCAATTGGAGCAGGCCTTCCAAGCTTCGTTCAAAAAGGTCAAAAAAGACCCCTCCATCCTCGAACCTGAAATTCGTGAACGTGCCTATTGGAAAACGGTGGTTGCAGAATCAATCCGGCGGCTAACTTCGCTGCCCGATAATTTCGAGACCGTATTCGCAGAGCTATGGCAGGAGTTTGCTAAAGGAAGCCGATGGAGACTAAACGAAGGGGCATTCGATATCTTCGACTTTCTAGACGGCCAGGGAACCCCATTCGTGTTGCTAACGAATTGGGACGCACGCGTTCGATCCGTTCTCCTCGACCACGGGTTACAGGACCGATTTTCCTACCTCTTCATTTCGTGCGAGATCGGATCCGAAAAACCAGACCGAGGCATTTTTGATTTTGCGGCCAACTCTCTAAGCATTAAGCCAGGCAATATTCTCCACGTAGGAGACCACTACAATCAGGATGTTCTCGGAGCCCGAAATGCTGGCTGGATGGCCGCTCATTTTGCATGTGCGAATGGATCTACGGCGGAGGACGCCAATACGGTATCCCGTTTGGGTGAGCTATGCGACAGATTTGAATTCGCCTAA
- a CDS encoding DUF971 domain-containing protein: MIPPKNMQLIGSELAIAWEDGKESYIDSPKLRANSPSASVSGEKDIFGTQYGGEAGKDHSQVEIESWTPVGSYAFRFHFSDGHNTGIYSYDLLRKLGEL; encoded by the coding sequence ATGATTCCACCAAAAAACATGCAGCTGATTGGTTCCGAACTAGCGATCGCTTGGGAAGATGGCAAAGAGAGCTACATCGACTCGCCTAAACTCCGGGCCAATTCTCCCAGCGCTTCAGTGTCTGGGGAAAAGGACATCTTTGGCACGCAATATGGCGGCGAGGCAGGGAAGGACCACTCGCAAGTCGAAATCGAATCGTGGACTCCGGTTGGCAGCTACGCCTTTCGATTTCATTTCTCCGACGGGCACAACACCGGAATCTACTCCTACGACCTGCTACGAAAATTGGGGGAACTTTGA
- a CDS encoding division/cell wall cluster transcriptional repressor MraZ has product MSSHTRTIYVGQHQRNLDSKSRLAIPSKWRFDGDSDDGYLALPDPSGCILVLPPQQAAKLYDKIEAQQLSDEDAQELQDKVFSQATFFSCDKQGRINLPEDLLLHSGIEKEAILVGRMVNFRIWSPERWANIDPKSNNEDLGKLMKRANW; this is encoded by the coding sequence ATGTCATCCCACACCAGAACGATCTACGTTGGCCAACACCAGCGTAACTTGGATTCGAAGAGTCGCTTAGCGATTCCTTCGAAGTGGCGATTTGATGGAGATTCAGATGATGGATATTTGGCACTGCCTGATCCCAGTGGTTGCATTCTGGTACTTCCGCCGCAGCAGGCGGCGAAGCTGTACGATAAAATTGAAGCGCAGCAGCTAAGTGACGAGGACGCTCAGGAGTTGCAGGATAAAGTATTTTCACAAGCTACTTTTTTTAGCTGTGACAAGCAAGGCCGGATCAATTTGCCGGAGGATCTCCTATTACACTCTGGAATTGAAAAAGAGGCGATCCTTGTAGGGCGTATGGTTAACTTCCGAATTTGGAGCCCTGAAAGATGGGCGAACATCGATCCCAAATCGAACAATGAAGATTTGGGCAAACTAATGAAGCGAGCTAACTGGTAG
- the rsmH gene encoding 16S rRNA (cytosine(1402)-N(4))-methyltransferase RsmH yields MISNLDSFLSNAPMEGHVPVLSQETLTFLDPKGGGVYLDCTFGGGGHTRMILEAADTSVVALDQDPQAIERADQFTQEFGDRFQFRRMNFANLENLEEGPFDGILFDFGVSSFQLDQLDRGFSFRGEAPLDMRMNPETGISAADWLASASRRELIQAIRAYGEEKNWRRIVDAIIEARTQSPLKATQDLSELILSCTPARLRFASKIHPATKTFQGIRIAVNNEIDVIEVGLPAAFKRLKPNGRLCVISFHSLEDRIAKNLFRRWAGRPEPGDNRPQDMREVKAELLTRRPAVAGDAEVAVNSRSRSAKLRVLRKAES; encoded by the coding sequence ATGATTTCAAATTTAGATAGCTTCCTTTCAAACGCGCCGATGGAGGGTCACGTTCCAGTACTTTCGCAAGAAACGCTGACTTTTCTCGATCCCAAAGGCGGAGGGGTCTATCTGGACTGCACCTTCGGTGGTGGAGGCCACACGCGGATGATCCTAGAAGCGGCCGACACAAGCGTTGTTGCTCTGGATCAAGACCCGCAAGCAATCGAGCGAGCGGATCAATTTACTCAAGAATTTGGCGACCGATTTCAGTTTCGCCGCATGAATTTCGCAAATCTGGAGAATTTAGAAGAGGGGCCCTTCGACGGCATCCTATTTGACTTTGGAGTCTCCTCTTTTCAACTCGATCAGTTAGATCGTGGCTTTTCCTTTAGAGGAGAAGCTCCCCTTGATATGCGAATGAATCCCGAAACGGGGATTTCAGCTGCTGACTGGCTCGCGTCTGCGAGTCGGCGAGAGCTGATACAAGCAATCCGCGCTTACGGAGAAGAAAAAAACTGGCGGCGCATCGTCGACGCTATCATCGAAGCCAGGACCCAGTCACCACTCAAAGCCACCCAAGACCTGTCGGAACTTATCCTATCCTGCACTCCGGCAAGGCTGCGTTTTGCTTCGAAAATCCATCCCGCTACGAAAACCTTCCAAGGGATTCGAATAGCGGTTAATAACGAGATCGATGTCATCGAAGTCGGACTCCCAGCTGCGTTCAAGCGGTTAAAGCCAAACGGCAGATTGTGTGTGATTAGCTTTCATTCGTTGGAAGATCGAATCGCAAAGAATCTGTTTCGGCGATGGGCGGGACGACCGGAGCCGGGAGATAATCGGCCCCAAGACATGCGTGAAGTAAAGGCGGAGTTGCTTACCCGCCGCCCAGCAGTAGCCGGTGATGCGGAAGTCGCGGTAAATTCGCGGAGTAGATCCGCGAAACTCAGAGTGCTAAGGAAGGCGGAGTCGTGA
- a CDS encoding peptidoglycan D,D-transpeptidase FtsI family protein: MAKSFAPRIRFWTLALCMLFGYGAIGYRLVKLHVVDAPRLTKELQNSRYRVIPLNSRRGDIFTYDLNGGKELFATSQTLLEVGIDPTLLQEKDLGKLSKLSLLLGKELWDVEKGFGVVENRLPESQKSGRERWRLLARRIDEATYQKIVDLEISGLYGTRKYERVYPKKSLASHVVGLVRRDGESVFGIEKEFDFYLSGQRGWRESEVTAGQEMAQFRRRYVPARDGMSLALSIDSYVQHQIEAELYLIAQEYQPESACIIVSDPYSGFLLGLANYPTFDPNHYTKFDQSNHKNRAMTDPIEPGSTFKIVAASAALEENVVDIQSEFDCSLPTLRMPNGYVAKLPKDWKTFGVLSVEGIVTYSSNRGAAHLGTLVGSEKFYEYVRRFGFGEKTGLDIGIESRGILHPVRNWDGLTLSRMTMGHAISATPLQIHYAMASVANGGLLMRSQVVSRILDTENKEAVTYGPMVKRRVISSETAKTLSQLLVKTASPGGTAHGAFISGYRVAGKTGTAQKIVDGRYSSHHHVGSFSGFFPADDPSVVITVIVDGSRTDMPVSGSGTAVPSFRRISEKLIPYYAISPREESSAFALSGRPTSVETSN; this comes from the coding sequence ATGGCGAAGAGCTTTGCTCCAAGAATAAGATTCTGGACGCTCGCTTTGTGTATGCTTTTTGGATACGGGGCGATAGGGTATCGCCTAGTCAAATTGCACGTAGTTGATGCCCCTCGACTGACCAAGGAATTGCAAAACAGCCGGTATCGGGTGATTCCTCTAAATTCGAGAAGAGGGGATATTTTCACCTATGATCTCAATGGTGGAAAGGAATTGTTTGCTACCAGTCAAACGCTGCTGGAAGTAGGAATTGACCCTACACTGTTGCAGGAAAAGGACTTGGGTAAGCTTTCCAAGCTAAGTCTGCTGCTGGGGAAGGAACTATGGGATGTAGAAAAAGGGTTCGGCGTAGTTGAAAACCGATTGCCTGAGAGTCAAAAATCTGGTCGAGAAAGATGGCGGTTATTGGCGAGGAGGATTGACGAAGCAACCTACCAGAAAATCGTAGATTTAGAGATCTCCGGGTTGTATGGAACGCGGAAATACGAGCGGGTATATCCTAAGAAATCGCTAGCTTCCCATGTGGTCGGACTCGTTCGGCGGGATGGCGAATCCGTATTCGGGATAGAGAAAGAGTTTGATTTCTACCTGAGTGGGCAGCGTGGCTGGCGTGAGTCAGAAGTTACGGCAGGCCAGGAAATGGCGCAATTTAGAAGACGTTATGTCCCAGCGAGGGACGGTATGAGCCTGGCCTTGTCGATTGACTCGTATGTGCAGCACCAGATCGAGGCGGAACTCTATCTAATAGCGCAAGAGTACCAGCCAGAATCAGCGTGTATCATTGTTTCCGATCCGTATAGCGGATTCCTGTTAGGTCTCGCAAATTACCCGACGTTTGATCCTAACCACTACACAAAATTCGATCAATCGAACCATAAGAATCGAGCGATGACTGATCCGATCGAACCAGGTTCAACCTTTAAGATCGTTGCCGCGAGCGCTGCTTTGGAGGAGAACGTGGTAGATATTCAATCGGAGTTTGACTGTTCGCTTCCGACACTGAGGATGCCAAATGGGTATGTCGCAAAACTGCCAAAAGACTGGAAGACTTTTGGGGTTCTCTCGGTCGAGGGAATCGTTACCTATTCGTCGAATCGCGGGGCTGCCCACTTAGGAACGCTTGTGGGCTCAGAAAAGTTCTACGAGTATGTAAGAAGATTTGGATTTGGCGAAAAGACAGGCCTGGACATTGGAATTGAATCCAGAGGGATTCTTCACCCCGTTCGGAATTGGGATGGGCTGACGCTTTCACGAATGACGATGGGCCACGCCATATCGGCGACACCCTTGCAGATTCATTACGCTATGGCGTCGGTGGCAAATGGAGGTTTGCTAATGCGTTCTCAAGTGGTTTCCCGGATATTGGATACTGAAAACAAGGAGGCGGTGACCTATGGCCCGATGGTGAAGCGCCGCGTCATTTCAAGTGAAACGGCCAAGACCCTGTCTCAGCTTCTCGTTAAGACCGCTTCCCCTGGAGGGACGGCCCATGGGGCGTTTATTTCGGGCTATCGTGTTGCCGGGAAAACGGGTACCGCGCAAAAGATCGTTGATGGGCGGTACTCTTCCCATCATCACGTCGGCTCATTTTCCGGATTTTTCCCTGCAGATGACCCCAGTGTGGTAATTACTGTGATTGTTGACGGATCAAGGACCGACATGCCGGTGTCAGGAAGTGGAACGGCTGTGCCCTCTTTCAGGCGCATATCAGAGAAGCTGATTCCCTACTATGCGATATCACCTAGAGAAGAGAGCTCAGCCTTTGCGCTGAGTGGGAGACCAACTTCGGTGGAAACAAGCAATTGA
- a CDS encoding UDP-N-acetylmuramoyl-L-alanyl-D-glutamate--2,6-diaminopimelate ligase gives MEQYKIGCRMERLKKMSGSGKSLSKLIKKSGAKLKRGSPDPIVTRLVIDSRRVTPGSLFFALPGLRQDGSAFIDEALRRGAVGVVSSEPRRFGNSKAVFVQADDPRLTLAKVARRFFGKPDKDIDLFGITATNGKTTVSYLAKHFLSLDGVKTGCLGTIGYDLVDRVLPSFRTTPEAHELCELLSQMRDFGCTRAVMEVSSHGIDQLRIAELKFKVGVFLNLTRDHLDYHGDMENYFAVKRRFIDGEIGTVPKKLVLNVDDTYGRRLADEHKEESTITFGTSKQARLRATDIELAPDGATFTLEWDGKRYLVNSPLIGLYNVSNTLAALSMAVLGDVPVEKCIGSLNSFGGIPGRMERVITGQPFEVVVDYAHTGNALENALKMLQEITPGKVKVVFGCGGDRDRGKRVEMTKVSTELADYCWATTDNPRSEVQEQIFDDMREGISDHSKIEFVLDRRRAIELALKSADPGDCVLIAGKGHEPFQEYGDTVVPFDDRKVARELLESMKLGGRI, from the coding sequence ATGGAACAATATAAGATTGGGTGTCGAATGGAAAGACTGAAGAAAATGAGTGGCAGCGGGAAGAGCCTAAGTAAGTTGATAAAGAAAAGTGGGGCCAAATTAAAGCGCGGTTCTCCTGACCCTATTGTGACTCGACTGGTGATCGACAGTAGACGTGTTACGCCTGGGAGCCTGTTTTTCGCTCTTCCTGGACTCAGGCAGGATGGCAGCGCGTTTATTGACGAGGCTCTTCGAAGAGGGGCTGTCGGTGTCGTCTCGAGCGAGCCTCGACGGTTCGGGAATTCGAAAGCGGTATTTGTCCAAGCGGATGATCCGCGTCTGACTTTAGCAAAGGTAGCGAGGCGTTTTTTTGGCAAGCCTGACAAGGATATCGATTTATTTGGAATAACGGCTACGAATGGGAAAACTACGGTATCCTATTTGGCGAAACACTTCCTTTCCCTCGATGGCGTAAAAACGGGATGCCTGGGGACTATTGGGTATGACCTGGTCGATCGAGTCCTCCCTTCGTTTCGAACAACTCCCGAGGCACATGAGTTGTGCGAACTGCTTTCGCAGATGAGGGATTTCGGCTGTACCCGTGCCGTCATGGAAGTCAGCTCGCATGGAATCGACCAACTCAGGATAGCAGAGCTGAAATTTAAAGTAGGGGTCTTTCTGAATCTGACTCGTGACCATTTAGACTATCATGGGGACATGGAGAACTATTTCGCGGTCAAAAGACGCTTCATTGATGGAGAGATTGGCACTGTACCCAAAAAATTAGTATTGAACGTAGATGACACTTATGGTCGTCGTCTAGCGGACGAGCATAAAGAGGAGTCCACTATTACTTTTGGCACATCCAAACAGGCACGGCTTAGGGCTACGGATATTGAATTAGCTCCGGACGGAGCGACTTTCACGCTGGAATGGGACGGCAAACGGTATCTCGTCAACTCGCCTCTTATCGGGCTATACAATGTGAGCAATACCTTGGCCGCTCTTTCAATGGCTGTTCTAGGAGACGTTCCGGTCGAGAAATGTATTGGTAGTTTGAATTCGTTTGGAGGAATTCCGGGAAGAATGGAACGCGTCATTACCGGGCAGCCTTTTGAAGTTGTAGTGGACTATGCTCATACTGGAAATGCCTTGGAAAACGCCTTGAAAATGCTTCAAGAGATCACTCCTGGAAAGGTAAAAGTCGTCTTTGGATGTGGCGGAGATCGCGATCGTGGAAAACGGGTCGAGATGACGAAAGTTTCCACGGAATTGGCAGACTATTGCTGGGCCACAACCGATAATCCGCGTTCGGAGGTGCAAGAGCAAATATTTGATGATATGCGGGAAGGGATATCGGATCACTCGAAGATTGAATTTGTATTGGATCGTAGAAGGGCAATCGAATTGGCTCTGAAAAGCGCTGATCCGGGAGATTGTGTTTTGATTGCGGGAAAGGGACATGAGCCTTTTCAGGAATACGGTGACACCGTGGTTCCTTTCGATGACAGAAAGGTTGCAAGGGAGTTGTTGGAGTCGATGAAATTGGGTGGACGAATCTGA
- a CDS encoding UDP-N-acetylmuramoyl-tripeptide--D-alanyl-D-alanine ligase → MDESEMVGLDGSDLLRWSNGEWLGEPPLKSIKGFAYDTRLLKKGDLFVAFKTNQRDGHDFLADARAKGAIGAIVQKKMEFSRRFPLLCVDDTLKAFQAIAQGFRETWNFPVVAITGSCGKTTTKELLCHLLGGFPVAQGTRGNLNNLIGVPSTLLEINSNECRFAVIEAGISERGEMKTLVDTINPDRVIFTAIGPSHLEGLGSVEGVAREKGILARKARTKTVYLGETCRLYREHLNAEEGIFVLESESSVGPSGWNYQIENVGSGMRLSFGHRDESYFVEGTGRGLASNAALAIAVSRSFDVSPESVQERLAKWKPSGMRGEWIEVGESRVYLDCYNANPLSMLDSLNNFRTLAEPAENRLYVIGSMEELGSESEEWHKRLGSELCLRPRDRAYLIGKGSDWVLEGIQVSNRSRGHVEKLESLETLKRVLAEFEGDVFLKGSRKYRLETVMEYLPKIAVDERTPC, encoded by the coding sequence GTGGACGAATCTGAAATGGTAGGATTGGACGGAAGCGATCTCTTGAGATGGAGTAACGGAGAGTGGTTGGGCGAACCGCCTTTAAAGTCCATCAAAGGATTTGCGTACGATACGAGACTTTTGAAAAAAGGAGATCTTTTTGTAGCTTTTAAAACGAACCAAAGAGATGGGCATGATTTTCTTGCAGATGCGCGGGCTAAGGGTGCAATAGGGGCAATCGTTCAGAAAAAAATGGAGTTCAGCAGACGCTTTCCCTTGTTGTGCGTAGACGACACATTAAAGGCTTTTCAGGCGATTGCTCAAGGATTTCGCGAAACGTGGAATTTCCCTGTGGTGGCGATTACGGGAAGCTGTGGCAAAACAACTACTAAGGAACTGCTTTGCCATTTGCTGGGAGGATTTCCTGTGGCCCAAGGAACCAGAGGCAATCTCAACAATTTGATTGGAGTGCCGTCTACCCTGCTTGAAATCAACTCAAATGAATGTCGCTTTGCCGTTATTGAGGCAGGGATAAGCGAGCGAGGGGAAATGAAGACTCTCGTGGATACAATCAATCCCGATCGAGTGATTTTTACTGCGATTGGGCCTTCTCATTTGGAGGGGCTCGGCTCAGTGGAAGGTGTTGCGAGAGAGAAGGGTATACTTGCGCGTAAGGCCAGGACGAAAACGGTTTACCTCGGAGAGACCTGTCGACTGTATCGGGAACACTTGAATGCCGAAGAAGGTATTTTCGTCTTAGAATCAGAATCGTCAGTTGGCCCATCGGGATGGAATTATCAAATCGAGAACGTAGGATCCGGTATGCGATTGAGTTTTGGACACAGGGATGAATCCTACTTTGTAGAGGGAACAGGACGAGGATTGGCATCGAATGCCGCTCTGGCCATTGCGGTTTCTAGGAGTTTTGATGTTTCTCCCGAAAGTGTCCAGGAGCGATTGGCAAAATGGAAGCCTAGCGGGATGAGAGGCGAGTGGATCGAAGTAGGGGAATCCCGAGTGTATTTGGATTGCTACAACGCCAATCCATTGTCCATGCTCGATTCCCTCAATAATTTCAGAACCCTTGCGGAACCAGCTGAAAATAGGCTGTATGTCATCGGCAGTATGGAAGAATTGGGTTCCGAGTCAGAAGAATGGCATAAGCGGCTTGGTTCCGAGCTTTGCTTGAGACCGCGTGACAGGGCCTATCTAATTGGGAAGGGATCGGACTGGGTTTTAGAGGGAATTCAAGTTTCCAATAGGTCGAGGGGACACGTAGAAAAACTCGAAAGCCTAGAAACATTGAAGCGAGTTCTGGCAGAATTTGAAGGAGATGTCTTTTTGAAAGGAAGCCGCAAATATCGACTTGAGACAGTGATGGAGTACCTTCCAAAAATAGCTGTCGATGAAAGGACTCCATGCTAA
- the mraY gene encoding phospho-N-acetylmuramoyl-pentapeptide-transferase, protein MLSYLSQYEEVFGPLRLLRFLTLRMLFAAGTALFIGYILGPWLIGLLGRLSFQQSFRDESEVGKLAELHLGKKNTPTMGGLLIFVSVSVSVLLWAQFNVWTLTALFVYTSLTSLGFLDDYLKVSKRNSKGFPSRGKLIWQGLTAAATLVILLNNPMSVDKVQELWLPFVKNAVMTQMPLWALFGFLFLVLVGASNAINVTDGVDGLAIGCTITVAIVYSIMAYAAGNFIISEYLLISHVPGVGELGIICAAIVGGGLAFLWYNAHPAEIFMGDTGSLALGGLVGVIAFMTHQAVTLILVGGIFVMETVSVILQVMSFKSTGKRIFRMAPIHHHFELKGWAETKVVIRFWILSLIFAFAGLATLKIR, encoded by the coding sequence ATGCTAAGCTACCTATCCCAGTACGAGGAAGTTTTTGGTCCTCTGCGACTCTTGCGGTTTCTGACCCTGCGAATGCTATTTGCAGCGGGGACAGCGTTATTTATTGGATACATCTTAGGGCCTTGGTTGATCGGACTTTTGGGAAGGCTTAGTTTTCAGCAAAGCTTTCGCGATGAATCAGAGGTGGGAAAGCTGGCAGAGTTGCATTTGGGCAAGAAGAACACGCCGACTATGGGGGGACTTCTGATATTCGTCTCGGTCAGCGTGAGCGTTTTGCTATGGGCCCAATTTAATGTTTGGACTCTGACAGCTCTCTTCGTCTACACCAGTTTAACGTCGCTAGGCTTCCTCGATGACTACCTGAAGGTTTCGAAGCGCAACAGCAAAGGGTTCCCGTCGAGAGGGAAACTGATTTGGCAAGGCCTGACCGCTGCCGCTACCTTAGTTATTCTCCTTAACAACCCGATGAGTGTGGACAAAGTTCAGGAGCTTTGGCTGCCATTCGTTAAGAATGCGGTGATGACTCAGATGCCCTTGTGGGCATTGTTCGGGTTTCTGTTTCTGGTTCTAGTTGGGGCGAGCAATGCCATAAACGTTACTGACGGAGTAGACGGATTGGCGATAGGGTGCACTATTACAGTGGCTATTGTCTACTCGATTATGGCGTATGCAGCAGGCAATTTCATCATTTCAGAATACCTGCTTATCTCTCATGTGCCTGGGGTGGGCGAATTGGGTATCATTTGTGCTGCGATTGTAGGGGGCGGATTGGCTTTTCTTTGGTACAATGCCCATCCCGCTGAGATATTCATGGGGGATACGGGATCGCTGGCTTTAGGAGGATTAGTCGGTGTGATCGCATTTATGACTCATCAAGCGGTAACTCTCATACTTGTTGGGGGTATTTTCGTTATGGAGACGGTGTCTGTCATCCTGCAGGTAATGTCATTCAAGAGTACCGGGAAACGGATTTTTAGAATGGCTCCCATTCATCACCATTTTGAGCTTAAAGGCTGGGCTGAAACTAAGGTGGTAATCCGGTTTTGGATACTTTCTCTAATTTTCGCGTTTGCAGGTTTGGCGACTTTGAAAATCCGATGA
- a CDS encoding Mur ligase family protein has product MSLLTAQLPEWLETCLDSQVAILGSGKSGIGVKALIEKLGGNALLYDEGEHVGEERLFDDSSATAAGLVVCSPGFQRDHVWIERARQNGCRVIPEFDLGASLWQGPLIAVTGTNGKTTLTSFLQEAFSHTGIESFAVGNIGKPLCGLLAEDCNPEAIAVCEISSFQSEQIGELKADHVLWTNFDQDHLDRHGSMPAYFRSKYRLVANARNDSLFVDSSVYDYGFGIGLDLPKAAIVTSNHSAAELGLRGSVFETEPEKSTYLMARALWLSLELDESLLVEAAHLFEKAPHRMQYLGEKEGIRFWDDSKATNFHAVLGGLKRFEKPVVWLGGGESKGGDIEDFARRIAPKLKYASLIGKTAIQLSKALNRDRIETTIHDSLEEAVSKAFATAALEDNIVFSPGFASFDMFENYVQRGEAFRKAIDCL; this is encoded by the coding sequence ATGAGTCTACTGACCGCACAGCTCCCTGAATGGCTTGAGACCTGTCTAGATTCGCAGGTGGCTATTTTAGGCTCGGGCAAAAGTGGGATAGGAGTGAAAGCCCTGATCGAGAAATTGGGAGGGAATGCTCTCCTCTATGATGAAGGAGAGCATGTGGGAGAAGAGAGACTGTTTGACGATTCTTCGGCTACAGCTGCCGGTTTAGTTGTTTGTAGTCCCGGGTTTCAACGTGATCACGTGTGGATCGAGCGAGCGCGACAGAATGGCTGCCGCGTAATTCCCGAGTTTGACCTGGGAGCGTCGCTCTGGCAGGGCCCATTGATTGCGGTGACGGGAACGAACGGTAAAACGACACTGACCTCATTCTTGCAAGAGGCATTCTCCCATACGGGGATTGAATCCTTTGCGGTTGGCAATATTGGAAAGCCGCTCTGCGGACTGTTGGCGGAGGATTGCAATCCAGAGGCAATTGCGGTTTGTGAGATCAGTTCTTTCCAGTCTGAGCAGATCGGAGAGTTGAAGGCGGATCATGTGCTATGGACCAATTTCGACCAAGATCACCTGGATCGACATGGTTCGATGCCAGCGTACTTCAGGAGTAAATACAGACTGGTTGCCAACGCCAGGAACGATTCGCTGTTTGTGGATTCCTCGGTTTATGACTATGGATTTGGAATCGGGCTGGATCTGCCTAAAGCGGCAATCGTTACATCGAATCATAGTGCAGCGGAATTGGGTTTGAGAGGTAGCGTTTTTGAGACTGAACCCGAGAAAAGCACCTACTTGATGGCGCGCGCATTGTGGTTATCCCTTGAGCTTGATGAGAGTTTGCTTGTAGAGGCAGCCCACCTTTTTGAGAAGGCGCCGCACCGGATGCAATACTTGGGTGAGAAGGAGGGAATTCGTTTTTGGGACGATTCCAAAGCGACGAATTTTCATGCGGTTTTGGGTGGTTTGAAACGTTTTGAGAAGCCGGTTGTTTGGCTGGGAGGGGGCGAGAGCAAAGGTGGTGACATCGAGGATTTTGCCAGACGCATTGCACCCAAGTTAAAATACGCCTCGCTCATTGGAAAGACGGCGATCCAATTGAGCAAAGCGTTGAACCGTGATCGCATCGAAACAACTATTCACGATTCTTTGGAGGAAGCGGTCTCAAAGGCGTTTGCAACTGCCGCGCTCGAAGATAATATCGTCTTTAGCCCTGGCTTTGCGAGTTTCGATATGTTTGAAAATTACGTACAAAGAGGTGAGGCGTTTCGAAAGGCTATTGACTGTTTATAA